The following nucleotide sequence is from Malania oleifera isolate guangnan ecotype guangnan chromosome 4, ASM2987363v1, whole genome shotgun sequence.
TCTCTCCACTGTCAATTTTCCTTCCTTAGTTGTCAACCTGAAGAACTCATCCTCAGCAGCATCAACACAATTCCCATTTATATCACAAATCTCTCCCTTCGGCGAGAGTGGAAGCAAGGTATGGATCACAGGATCAGACTTAACCAGCGACACAAATTTAGTGTACAGAAGCTCCACCTTATCAACCTCTTCACTAACAAAGAGCGAAAAGACATCATCGGCAACGGCCTGAGCCTCTTTTGCAGTGGGGAGGGATCCAGACTCGAAATACTTATCCACAGGAATATAAGGCCGGCGATTGAAATAGCTGTTACCCTTTTTGCCTACACTGATCACAGTATAATCAACGCCAAGACCCTTCAATTCCGCGATCCTGCTTTCAGCTTTTTTGAGAACATAATTGTTGAAACCACCGCAAAGACCCCGATCGCCAGTGACAACAACCAAAGCAACCTTCTTAACAGGCCTAACTTTGGTGAGAGGGACATCTATGTCTTCATTTTGGAGCTGCTCATTGATGCTGTAAAGAACTTCGACAAGAGTTTCCGAGAAGGGTCTTCCATTGACAACAGCTTCTTGGGCCCTCCGGACTTTGGCAGCAGCGACAAGCTTCATGGCTTCAGTAATTTTTTGGGTATTCTTTACGGAAGAAATACGCTCTCGAAGTTCTCGGAGACTGCAGTGGATTGGATTAACCGACGATGATCGATAGGGGCTGCAGGTAGCTGAATTATGGGCAGGAAGCTGGAAAGGACTGAGGGAAGAGCAGAAAGAGAGTGAAGAGGCTTCAGACAGAGAAGGTTTGGAGGAAACCCACATTGTTAGATTGGAGGAGGACATGGTTTAATGCACTTTTCTGGGCACACACCAAAATCTGAAACTTC
It contains:
- the LOC131152789 gene encoding ATP synthase gamma chain, chloroplastic, whose translation is MSSSNLTMWVSSKPSLSEASSLSFCSSLSPFQLPAHNSATCSPYRSSSVNPIHCSLRELRERISSVKNTQKITEAMKLVAAAKVRRAQEAVVNGRPFSETLVEVLYSINEQLQNEDIDVPLTKVRPVKKVALVVVTGDRGLCGGFNNYVLKKAESRIAELKGLGVDYTVISVGKKGNSYFNRRPYIPVDKYFESGSLPTAKEAQAVADDVFSLFVSEEVDKVELLYTKFVSLVKSDPVIHTLLPLSPKGEICDINGNCVDAAEDEFFRLTTKEGKLTVERDVMKTETVKFSPILQFETDPVQILDALLPLYLNNQILRALQESLASELAARMTAMSNATDNAVELRKTLSTVYNRQRQAKITGEILEIVSGADALG